One Thalassotalea atypica DNA window includes the following coding sequences:
- the pgm gene encoding phosphoglucomutase (alpha-D-glucose-1,6-bisphosphate-dependent) has translation MTVHQHAGKKARPEDRINIPKVVSDYFLKTPNVNHETEQVSFGTSGHRGSSLKSSFNENHILAIVQAVVEYRKKQGFDGPLYLGKDTHALSEPAFNTAISVLIANDVPVVIQADEGYTPTPVISRLIISHNQTQTTTADGLIITPSHNPPADGGIKYNPPHGGPAEGDITKVIEQRANELLAAELEGVLDVAIEEAMASSLLFKQDFIQLYVDQLDQVIDMQAIAKAGVTIGVDPLGGSGIEYWPVIAKKYGINIDVVNPVVDASFAFMPLDKDGKIRMDCSSPYAMAGLIELKDKFDIAVGNDPDFDRHGIVTKSGGLMNPNHYLAVAINYLMTNRDWPAKAKIGKTLVSSSLIDRVAKKLNKPLAEVPVGFKWFVDGLQDATYAFGGEESAGASFIAKDGSCWTTDKDGFIMALLAAEILAVTGKDPYQHYLVLVDELGKPCYGRVEAVASSMQKKILTNMSPDMITVTELAGEKITQVLSHAPGNNAAIGGLKVETDNGWFAARPSGTEDIYKIYAESFIDQTHLEIIIEEAQSIVGDVFKAAGL, from the coding sequence ATGACAGTTCATCAGCATGCAGGGAAGAAAGCGCGACCAGAAGATAGAATTAACATTCCAAAAGTGGTCAGTGATTATTTTTTGAAAACACCGAATGTTAACCATGAAACAGAACAAGTAAGTTTTGGAACATCGGGTCATCGTGGTAGCTCTTTAAAATCAAGCTTCAATGAAAATCATATTTTAGCGATTGTGCAAGCTGTTGTTGAGTACAGAAAAAAACAGGGCTTTGATGGTCCTCTCTATTTGGGTAAAGACACGCACGCATTGTCTGAGCCCGCATTTAACACAGCAATTTCCGTATTAATTGCTAATGATGTTCCTGTTGTTATTCAAGCTGATGAAGGTTATACACCTACACCTGTCATTTCCCGTCTGATAATTAGCCATAATCAAACACAAACCACAACGGCTGACGGATTGATCATTACGCCGTCTCATAACCCGCCAGCGGATGGGGGAATTAAATATAATCCTCCTCATGGTGGTCCTGCTGAAGGTGACATCACCAAAGTTATTGAACAACGTGCCAATGAATTATTAGCAGCAGAACTTGAAGGAGTGCTTGATGTCGCTATTGAAGAGGCAATGGCTTCTTCATTACTGTTTAAACAAGACTTTATTCAATTGTATGTTGATCAGCTTGATCAGGTCATCGATATGCAAGCCATCGCAAAAGCAGGGGTGACCATTGGCGTTGACCCTTTAGGTGGCTCAGGCATCGAATATTGGCCTGTTATCGCCAAAAAATATGGTATAAATATTGATGTCGTAAACCCTGTAGTTGATGCTAGCTTTGCGTTTATGCCTTTAGATAAAGATGGAAAAATTCGCATGGATTGCTCATCTCCTTATGCGATGGCCGGCTTGATTGAACTAAAAGATAAATTTGATATCGCCGTGGGTAATGATCCTGATTTTGATCGCCATGGCATTGTCACTAAATCGGGCGGTCTAATGAACCCCAATCATTACCTTGCCGTTGCCATCAATTATCTGATGACTAACCGAGATTGGCCTGCAAAAGCCAAAATTGGTAAAACTTTAGTGTCTAGTTCATTAATCGATCGCGTGGCAAAAAAATTAAACAAACCTCTGGCCGAAGTGCCAGTCGGCTTTAAGTGGTTTGTAGATGGCTTGCAAGATGCAACTTACGCATTTGGCGGCGAAGAAAGTGCTGGAGCTTCTTTTATCGCAAAAGATGGCAGCTGTTGGACCACGGATAAAGACGGTTTTATTATGGCGCTGCTTGCTGCTGAAATTTTAGCGGTAACAGGAAAAGATCCTTATCAGCATTATTTAGTGCTGGTTGATGAACTGGGCAAGCCTTGTTATGGCCGTGTTGAGGCTGTGGCGAGCAGTATGCAAAAGAAAATACTGACTAACATGAGCCCTGATATGATCACGGTAACTGAACTTGCGGGCGAAAAAATAACTCAAGTACTTAGCCATGCACCCGGTAATAACGCTGCTATTGGTGGATTAAAAGTGGAAACTGACAACGGCTGGTTTGCCGCTCGTCCCTCTGGTACTGAAGATATTTATAAGATCTATGCTGAGAGCTTTATTGACCAAACGCACTTAGAAATAATTATCGAAGAAGCGCAATCGATAGTGGGCGATGTATTTAAAGCGGCGGGTCTGTAG